In Dermacentor albipictus isolate Rhodes 1998 colony chromosome 6, USDA_Dalb.pri_finalv2, whole genome shotgun sequence, the following proteins share a genomic window:
- the LOC135899434 gene encoding venom allergen 5.01-like, with protein sequence MATVEGTLLAQGRTAPSATTMFSWVFAILKSSAATEEEEEEEESVTHVSAALRGVFGFRKISKMSSHHLLPVPQLRRRFRSIFGLPELVLLAATLSCARGQPPLCLEEYRKRNPQHTACKSLLNLTGLPAYGGQRVNKNVILGLINSFRSNVALGNCKDFPSASNMLKLEWDEELFNLAYVHASYLLNASGWPFHDDVANRFTRRFEKTGQSVTRLHNATHRYVSYWNGVIREWFSEHARLTPSSVRYYEPLASAENVTQMWWAETGFVGCSYSTMVFTVPSASGGPDQYVYEHAYVCNFGPAGNKPASPVYLQGPPCSRCPRGTRCEPTSGLCGTEPVPPWPQLRDDEPLPPLPVAAAALAPAAALVGATAALHII encoded by the exons atggCCACTGTTGAAGGAACTCTTCTCGCCCAAGGAAGAACAGCTCCTTCGGCGACGACCATGTTTTCG TGGGTGTTTGCCATTCTTAAGAGCTCAGCTGcaactgaagaagaagaagaagaagaagaatccgTGACGCATGTTTCTGCAGCTTTGCGGGGCGTCTTTGGCTTTCGCAAGATCTCCAAAATGAG cTCGCACCACCTTCTGCCCGTGCCGCAGCTGCGCCGTCGATTTCGCAGCATTTTCGGACTGCCAGAGCTGGTGCTTTTAGCCGCCACTCTTTCCTGCGCGCGAGGACAGCCGCCACTCTGCTTGGAGGAGTACCGTAAGAGGAACCCCCAGCACACGGCCTGCAAGTCGTTGCTCAACCTTACGGGACTTCCAGCTTACGGGGGACAGAGAGTGAACAAGAACGTCATCCTGGGGCTCATCAACTCCTTCCGCAGCAACGTAGCGCTCGGCAACTGCAAGGACTTTCCGAGCGCCTCCAACATGTTGAAGTTGGAATGGGACGAGGAACTGTTTAACCTAGCCTACGTGCACGCCAGTTACCTCCTCAACGCTTCAGGCTGGCCCTTCCACGACGACGTGGCGAACCGTTTCACGAGGAGGTTTGAAAAAACGGGCCAAAGCGTCACTCGGCTGCACAACGCGACGCACCGGTACGTCTCGTACTGGAACGGCGTGATCAGGGAATGGTTCTCGGAGCACGCCCGTTTGACGCCTTCGTCGGTGAGGTATTACGAACCCCTGGCCTCTGCCGAAAACGTCACCCAGATGTGGTGGGCCGAGACGGGCTTCGTGGGCTGCAGCTACTCGACCATGGTGTTCACTGTGCCGAGTGCGTCGGGCGGGCCGGATCAATACGTCTACGAGCACGCCTACGTCTGCAATTTCGGACCGGCGGGCAACAAACCCGCGAGCCCGGTCTACTTGCAGGGCCCGCCGTGCAGCCGCTGTCCCAGAGGAACCAGATGCGAGCCGACGTCGGGCCTCTGCGGGACCGAGCCGGTGCCTCCGTGGCCACAGCTGCGGGACGACGAGCCACTGCCGCCACTGCCAGTGGCGGCCGCCGCACTGGCTCCAGCAGCGGCGCTAGTTGGGGCCACTGCTGCGCTGCACATTATTTAA